In one Fusobacterium perfoetens ATCC 29250 genomic region, the following are encoded:
- the dapF gene encoding diaminopimelate epimerase, producing the protein MKFTKMQGAGNDFLLIDGFKYNLEEIIPKIKNLCDRRFGVGGDGIMVALPSETCDIKMFYYNSDGSQGEMCGNGLRCFVKFVYEKGIVQKENLKIETLAGVQYADLTVKDGKVEAIEIEIGNPIFNPKDIPVNVAGEEVFNREIEIFGEKIKFSTIFLGVPHTVIFMENENQYDINKIGREIEVHPLFPKKTNVNFIFVKDRKTIKIFTWERGAGRTLACGTGSCSAGLISYRLGYTEKEAKIITEGGDLYIKILESGVKLRGGAEITFEGEVDLKKY; encoded by the coding sequence ATGAAATTTACAAAAATGCAAGGAGCTGGAAATGATTTTTTATTAATAGATGGTTTCAAATATAATTTAGAAGAAATTATTCCAAAAATAAAAAATTTATGTGATAGAAGATTTGGAGTAGGTGGAGATGGAATAATGGTAGCTCTACCAAGTGAAACTTGTGATATAAAGATGTTTTATTATAATAGTGATGGTTCTCAAGGTGAGATGTGTGGGAATGGCTTAAGATGTTTTGTAAAATTTGTATATGAAAAAGGAATTGTACAAAAAGAAAATTTAAAAATAGAGACTTTAGCTGGAGTTCAATATGCTGATTTAACAGTTAAAGACGGAAAAGTAGAAGCTATTGAAATAGAAATAGGAAATCCTATTTTTAATCCTAAGGATATACCTGTTAATGTAGCTGGAGAAGAGGTATTTAATAGAGAAATAGAAATTTTTGGAGAAAAAATAAAATTTTCTACTATTTTTTTAGGAGTTCCTCATACAGTTATATTTATGGAAAATGAAAATCAATATGATATAAATAAAATTGGAAGGGAGATAGAAGTACATCCTTTATTTCCTAAGAAAACAAATGTAAATTTTATTTTTGTAAAAGACAGAAAAACAATAAAGATATTTACATGGGAAAGAGGAGCAGGAAGAACTTTAGCTTGTGGCACAGGCTCTTGTTCAGCAGGATTAATATCTTATAGATTAGGATATACAGAAAAAGAGGCTAAAATAATTACTGAAGGTGGAGATTTGTATATAAAAATTTTAGAAAGTGGAGTAAAACTTCGTGGTGGAGCTGAAATTACTTTTGAAGGAGAAGTTGATTTAAAGAAATATTAA
- the miaB gene encoding tRNA (N6-isopentenyl adenosine(37)-C2)-methylthiotransferase MiaB translates to MKKNATVITYGCQMNVNESAKIRKIMENLDYNMTEDIESTDVVFLNTCTVREGAATQIYGKLGDLKRVRDKRGTKIIITGCFAQEQGKKLLEKFPYIDIIMGNQNIGRIPEALDEIESNKKVKHVILTEYEEQLPPRIDADFDNKITASISIGYGCNNFCTYCIVPYVRGRERYVPMAEIVEQTKEFVKKGYKEIMLLAQNVNSYGRGLSKEETFANLLQNICDIDGDFIVRFVSPHPRDFTDDVIDVIAKNPKIARCLHIPLQSGSTRILKLMNRGYTKEQYLALIDKIKTRIPDIAITTDIIVGFPQETEEDFLDTLDVVRKSKYDTAFMFMYSIRQGTKAAEMDGHLSDDIKHERLQRLIALQTEISKEISETYAGRVERVLVEGPSKKNKDVLSSRTSTNKIVLFEGDKSLEGHFVDVKINECKTWTLYGELVQE, encoded by the coding sequence ATGAAAAAGAATGCTACTGTTATAACTTATGGTTGCCAAATGAATGTAAATGAGAGTGCAAAAATAAGAAAGATAATGGAAAACTTAGATTATAATATGACTGAAGATATAGAAAGTACAGATGTGGTATTTTTAAATACTTGTACTGTAAGAGAGGGAGCAGCTACTCAAATTTATGGAAAATTAGGTGATTTAAAGAGAGTTAGAGATAAAAGAGGAACTAAAATTATAATAACAGGTTGCTTTGCTCAAGAACAAGGAAAGAAATTATTGGAAAAATTTCCATATATTGATATAATAATGGGAAATCAAAATATTGGAAGAATTCCAGAAGCTCTTGATGAAATAGAAAGTAATAAAAAAGTTAAACATGTAATTTTGACAGAATATGAAGAACAATTACCACCTAGAATAGATGCTGATTTTGATAATAAAATAACAGCTTCAATATCTATAGGATATGGATGTAATAATTTCTGTACTTATTGTATAGTACCTTATGTAAGAGGTAGAGAAAGATATGTTCCAATGGCAGAAATCGTAGAGCAAACTAAAGAGTTTGTAAAAAAAGGTTATAAAGAAATTATGTTATTAGCTCAAAATGTAAATTCTTACGGAAGAGGGTTATCAAAGGAAGAAACTTTTGCTAATTTATTACAAAATATTTGTGATATAGATGGAGATTTTATTGTAAGATTTGTTTCTCCACACCCAAGAGATTTTACAGATGATGTAATAGATGTTATTGCTAAAAATCCTAAAATAGCTAGATGTTTACATATACCTTTACAATCTGGTTCTACTAGAATATTAAAATTAATGAATAGAGGATATACAAAAGAACAATACTTAGCACTTATAGATAAGATAAAAACAAGAATACCAGATATAGCTATAACAACAGATATTATAGTTGGATTCCCACAAGAAACAGAAGAAGACTTTTTAGATACTTTAGATGTAGTAAGAAAATCAAAGTATGATACAGCTTTTATGTTTATGTATTCTATAAGACAAGGAACAAAAGCAGCTGAAATGGATGGACATTTAAGTGATGATATAAAACATGAAAGACTTCAAAGATTAATAGCTCTTCAAACTGAAATTTCTAAAGAGATAAGTGAAACTTATGCAGGAAGAGTAGAAAGAGTATTAGTAGAGGGACCAAGTAAGAAAAATAAAGATGTTTTAAGTAGTAGAACTTCTACAAATAAAATAGTTTTATTTGAAGGAGATAAATCTTTAGAAGGGCATTTTGTAGATGTAAAAATAAATGAATGTAAAACATGGACTTTATATGGAGAACTAGTTCAAGAATAA
- a CDS encoding LrgB family protein, with translation MNIKLLDTPFFGIIISLLAFNIGLYIFEKAKKFPLLNPLVTSGFIIILFIKIFNVPMEYYEKGGNLISFFLAPATVALSMPLYRQINKLKENFLPIIIGSLVGAITAIISIIFLGKLLGIDEILIKSFIPKSITTPLGMELSALIGGIPPITVFAIIVTGVSGNAMAPYVCKIFNIKHPVAKGLGIGISSHAVGTAKAIEMGEIEGAMSALSIVIAGIITFIVAPILLILV, from the coding sequence ATAAGTTTACTTGCTTTTAATATTGGATTATATATTTTTGAAAAAGCTAAAAAATTTCCATTATTAAATCCTTTAGTAACAAGTGGATTTATAATAATATTGTTTATAAAAATATTTAATGTTCCAATGGAATATTATGAAAAAGGTGGAAATTTAATTTCATTTTTTTTAGCTCCGGCTACTGTGGCTCTATCAATGCCACTTTATAGACAAATAAATAAATTAAAAGAAAATTTTTTACCTATAATAATAGGTTCATTAGTAGGAGCAATTACAGCTATAATTTCTATTATATTTTTAGGAAAATTATTAGGAATTGATGAAATTTTAATAAAATCTTTTATACCAAAATCTATAACAACACCTTTAGGAATGGAGTTAAGTGCTTTAATAGGTGGAATTCCTCCTATTACAGTTTTTGCTATAATAGTAACAGGGGTTAGTGGAAATGCAATGGCTCCATATGTATGTAAAATTTTTAATATAAAACATCCTGTTGCCAAAGGATTAGGAATAGGAATATCAAGTCATGCTGTAGGAACAGCGAAAGCTATTGAAATGGGAGAAATCGAAGGAGCAATGAGTGCTTTATCAATAGTTATAGCGGGAATAATAACTTTTATAGTAGCACCAATATTATTAATATTAGTATAA
- a CDS encoding histidine phosphatase family protein — MKIYFVRHGETEWNLKKIFQGIKNSPLTKLGKEQARKLKIKLNSIDFTHYYSSPLGRAVETLEILTEDRKEKKLETIEYFREIDMGEMEGVPRDEFEKTYPTQFYNLWYNGKEYDPSEYKGESFQKVLERVRNGLNYLENNHKENDKILIVSHGIALEAIFACINNQGVETFSERQVPKNTSLTIVEYKNNKFKILDFSNTSHLDEEN; from the coding sequence ATGAAAATTTACTTTGTTCGGCATGGAGAAACAGAGTGGAATCTAAAAAAAATATTTCAAGGTATCAAAAATTCCCCTTTAACAAAGTTAGGAAAAGAACAAGCTAGAAAATTAAAAATAAAATTAAATTCTATAGATTTTACACATTATTACTCATCACCACTTGGAAGGGCTGTTGAAACATTAGAAATTTTAACAGAGGATAGAAAAGAAAAAAAATTAGAGACAATAGAATATTTTAGAGAAATAGATATGGGAGAAATGGAAGGAGTTCCTAGGGATGAATTTGAAAAAACTTATCCAACTCAATTTTATAATTTATGGTATAATGGAAAAGAATATGACCCAAGTGAATACAAAGGAGAAAGTTTTCAAAAAGTATTAGAAAGAGTAAGGAACGGTCTAAATTATTTAGAAAATAATCATAAAGAAAATGATAAAATTTTAATAGTTTCTCATGGAATTGCTTTAGAAGCCATATTTGCTTGTATAAATAATCAGGGAGTAGAAACTTTTTCTGAAAGACAAGTTCCTAAGAATACAAGTTTAACAATAGTAGAATATAAAAATAATAAATTTAAAATTTTAGATTTTTCAAATACTTCACATTTGGATGAAGAAAATTAG
- a CDS encoding N-glycosylase/DNA lyase yields the protein MKNQYFYEIEKKYNEIKPDIEKRLNEYKEIWKNGTNEDIHAELSFCILTPQSKARNAWKAITNMRNDGVLFTGTSEELTEYLNIVRFKNNKAKYLVLLRQQMTNKDGKIITKDFFESFKTVTERRNWIVENIKGMSWKEAGHFLRNVGFGQEVAILDRHILKNLVRLEVINEIPKTLTKKLYFEIEEKMKKYCKEVGIPMDSFDLLLWYLEAGEIFK from the coding sequence ATGAAAAATCAATATTTTTATGAAATAGAAAAAAAATATAACGAGATAAAGCCAGATATAGAAAAAAGATTAAATGAATATAAAGAAATTTGGAAAAATGGGACTAATGAAGATATACATGCAGAATTATCTTTTTGTATTTTAACACCACAGTCTAAAGCTCGTAATGCTTGGAAAGCTATTACAAATATGAGAAATGATGGAGTATTATTTACAGGAACTTCTGAAGAATTAACTGAATATTTAAATATAGTTAGATTTAAAAATAATAAAGCAAAATATTTAGTTTTACTTAGACAACAAATGACCAATAAAGATGGTAAAATTATTACTAAAGATTTTTTTGAAAGTTTTAAAACAGTAACAGAAAGAAGAAATTGGATAGTAGAAAATATAAAAGGAATGTCTTGGAAAGAGGCGGGACATTTTTTAAGAAATGTGGGATTTGGGCAAGAGGTTGCTATATTAGATAGACATATTTTAAAAAATTTAGTGAGATTGGAAGTTATCAATGAGATTCCTAAAACTCTTACAAAAAAATTATACTTTGAAATAGAGGAAAAAATGAAAAAATATTGTAAAGAAGTAGGAATTCCAATGGATAGCTTTGATTTACTTTTATGGTATTTAGAAGCTGGAGAAATATTCAAATAA
- a CDS encoding alpha/beta hydrolase gives MKLLHRYTKDGLNLVGAYWEPEEKKACVVFTHGMFDNIIENNFIELIGENLSKEGYGFIFGHNRGYGVINSIIVRDPITKKAGNKIIGSTYEKFGESIYDVDLWVETAKELGYKKIILASHSFGCLKNLYYLSKKGMDIIEGLILISAPDTAGLVGRREETKEMFLEAERNIKTGKSKQIMEGKMLNIFPISSRTFYTFRKGSILDIFPLVEKPKNFGIFSEIKKPILVILGEKDSVIVDTPEKDLEELKRRAIGTEDFSSKLIYGASHKYIKKERELSFTIVEWIKERY, from the coding sequence ATGAAATTACTCCATAGATATACAAAAGATGGATTAAATTTAGTTGGAGCTTATTGGGAACCAGAAGAAAAAAAAGCTTGTGTTGTTTTTACTCATGGAATGTTTGATAATATAATAGAGAATAACTTTATAGAATTAATAGGAGAAAATCTTTCAAAAGAGGGGTATGGATTTATTTTCGGGCATAATAGAGGTTATGGAGTTATTAATAGTATAATAGTTAGAGACCCTATAACTAAAAAAGCTGGAAATAAGATAATTGGTTCTACTTATGAAAAATTTGGAGAGTCTATTTATGATGTAGATTTGTGGGTAGAAACAGCAAAAGAATTAGGATATAAAAAAATTATATTAGCTTCTCATAGCTTTGGATGTTTGAAAAATCTATATTATTTATCAAAGAAAGGAATGGATATTATAGAAGGCTTAATTCTTATTTCTGCTCCAGATACAGCAGGATTAGTGGGAAGACGAGAAGAAACTAAAGAGATGTTTTTGGAAGCTGAAAGAAATATAAAAACTGGAAAATCTAAACAAATAATGGAAGGGAAAATGTTAAATATATTTCCTATAAGTTCTAGAACTTTTTATACATTTAGAAAGGGAAGTATTTTAGATATATTCCCATTAGTAGAAAAACCTAAAAATTTTGGAATTTTTAGTGAAATAAAAAAACCGATACTTGTAATTTTAGGAGAGAAAGATAGTGTTATTGTAGACACACCTGAAAAAGATTTAGAAGAATTAAAAAGAAGAGCAATAGGAACAGAGGATTTTTCAAGCAAGTTAATATACGGTGCTAGTCATAAATATATAAAAAAAGAAAGAGAATTATCTTTTACTATAGTAGAATGGATAAAAGAAAGATATTAA